Within Cucumis melo cultivar AY chromosome 4, USDA_Cmelo_AY_1.0, whole genome shotgun sequence, the genomic segment tttaaaaaaaattatactacataaaacaaaataataataataataataataataataataacccaACTCACATAACACtttccccaaataaattttatcataaaatctccATAAAACTACCCaactaacccttcccccaaacacatattatcataaaatcctCATTAACTCTTCttacctaacccttcccccaaacacatattatcataaaatcctcattaacccttcttacctaacccttcccccaaacacatcttatcataaaatcctcatcaactcttcccacctaacccttcccccaaacatatattatcataaaactacatttctaaacctttcccccaaacaagggttatgataacactagttttatcataacactagttttatcataacactaacccttccttaaatcaacccttcccccaaacgcaccctaagaGATTAAACTTTCCAACACTGCGTCAAGTATTAGAATTTTTGTTAGGAGACCAAGAACAACAACCAATTAAACAATCACATCAGACGAAACAAAAGATCAAAACCATACACGATAAAGAGAAAAGAGTGTAATAGTTCACTAATCGAACGCTCTTGCATCGAAGGTGAATGGGACTAAGCGATCTGTCTTGAAAGCTAAAGAATGAAAAAAGGATCGGATGTTTTAACTAGTGATATTCAACGAAAAAAATGatagtttcttttatttgttgAGTCATTGAATATAAAATCAACTTGAGatgattattttatttgttagaTTAATCGTTGGACGATCAATCAATTATTCAATGAGATCGCTACGATGTGATTGAatattatacaataaaatatatacaaaagagaaaaatggtaAGAATGTTTCATCTTATACTCAATCCAtgagtatttttaaaaataatggtttttttttacaataatgacaaaaataggatcgtatgaaaagaaattttagaaatagGGTAAAACCCCAAactattgttaaaaaaaataggaTAGTTTTGGGTTTTTCGAGGTAAGTCGCGTACACTTCCACTAATACACGCCATCATTCATACTTTGACCAGTTTGACCCACATAAAGTAAGTCgtatgtaaacgatcatgtaaccaaatttaaacgtaacataaccaaattaagcaatcgtgtaacaaaattaaacgatagagatgaaaagataaattgtagcaaaatctaaacgatcatgtactaaacaatagtcaaatctaaacgatcgtataccaaatatattatgtgtgtattgttgacaggacattttttatattttccatgGTGGACCTGtagacttttttcgttttcgaaattgttctatatatggtcaatattttaccattttgttataatttttaaaagacccatcaaatatatataattaaataaaaatagtttaagaaaatttgaccctataatttatgaaaattctttcctaatttaattatatatatatatatatatatatatatatatatattatttttctaaaataattttttttaaaaaaaattaattcgtGAAATCAAAGGATTGGAAtgatataattttattttatttatttttataatattcaCTATTAAAAAACGATAGAAAAGgggaaaaaatataaatatatttattatgagATATTTTTGGAAGTATAATCCATTACACAGCCAACCGTTCGACATTTCAATGGCGTCTTCGTCTTTCTCACTCTCCGCAAATTGCTTCAGTTCCACAACTACACTATCAGGTAACTCAAAATCCTTTTCATTCttctaaatattttcataaGCTCCTCTTAAGATTGTATAACTCACTTCCAATTTCTGATCAATGATCTATTTAATTCACAGCACTTAGAGATTGTAGTAATCAAAAGCTCAACCTAATTCACAACGGCTTCCATGATTATTCTTCCCCTGCTCGATTTCCTCATCTAATTCTCAAGGTTctgctttcttttttctttttttctttttttgtttgaaatgtgTGGAAAATGAACTTGGAATGTTAAATTTGATggacaaaattgaaaatgtttgttTGTGTTTTTCTGATCGATTAGGCAGCTAAGAATGATCGGAATACCAAACCTAATAGTGTGATTTGTGGCGATTGCGATGGAAATGGTGAGTCGATTTGTGAGTTTAGTTTAAACGGTTTAGGTTTTGGGAATGATATGAAGGCTGATTGTTTTGTAAAATTGAATGAAAATAGGTGCTGTTCTTTGCTCACAATGTAAAGGAAATGGAGTTAATGCCGTCGATTTCTTCAATGGACAGTTCAAAGCCGGTAAATCTTGTTGGCTGTGTGGGTAAGTTTTGTTACAAATACATGACGAACTATGGTTTTAAAGAATGTTGATTGAAATTAATATCATCTTAGCTTGTGAATAGTATTCTGCATTAATGCTTAGAAAAATGGATCATCCATACAAAAATTTGGTTCTTCGGTTCAATGATTTTACTGTAGTTTTATACCTTGTTGATATTACATTTCATGCTCAAAATGTCAATTGATCCAAGTTTTTAAACAATGAAAAACAATATCTTGTTCATATCACAAACAACTCTCAAATGTTTTTTTAACAAGTGAGAGAATCTATAAGCTAGAGTTGGAAGAAAATTATGGACCAACCCAAATCTACTGGTTGATCTACCCAACCCAATCCAAAAAATCCGAATTGGTCTAGTTGAGTTGGCAtattggttttttcttttcatctctccataatttgaacaaatttttattttgtttttaaatatgtaaagtgacacacacacatatatatacacacataatTGGGTTGGGTCGGGTCAACCCGCCTCTTACTTGCACGACCCAGGCTACATGCCTATAACCCAACTCAATCTAATCCAACCCTTACGATTTGGGTTGGATAATCCATATTTGTCAAGTTATCCGTTTTTTTGAACACCTCTAGCTAGAAGAGCCATAATGTATGAGAGCACAATAATAACGAATTAGCCAAGTGAGCATCAACGAGGAGGAGTAGTAGTGTAAGTGCAAAAGAGTAATGCAAGAAAAAGAGATTATACATCCTTATAGTCAAACAACATTATTTCAACACTAAATTTGGAAGACTCAAAtgtaaaattttatttgattttccaATTTTGAATGTTTGCTGATCAATATAATGGGTTTGTTATGCAGTGGGAGAATAGAAATGTTGTGTGGGAATTGCAATGGGGCTGGCTTCGTTGGAGGTTTCCTTAGCACTTATGATCAATAGAATTGTATATACTTTGTCATTCCACTTTTTATTTTCTCtcaaatcaaatataataattaagtacttaaacttttaaatctttttaataaatttctcaACTTATCCTTACGTGTATAATCAATTTTGAACTTTCGATTTCATATCTTTAACGTTCGACACCATGAACGAATGTATTagaaacaaaattgaaagtttgaaaATGTGTTAGACACAAAATTCaagtttgaaaatataaaatattgaaCTTAACAAGAATTTATTAGAAACATATTTGAAGGTTACACGGTAAAATTCAAGAAATTATTTATTGCAAAATAAAAAGTTAACGGAATTTAGCAACCAACATAATCAA encodes:
- the LOC103503827 gene encoding protein BUNDLE SHEATH DEFECTIVE 2, chloroplastic-like gives rise to the protein MRYFWKYNPLHSQPFDISMASSSFSLSANCFSSTTTLSALRDCSNQKLNLIHNGFHDYSSPARFPHLILKAAKNDRNTKPNSVICGDCDGNGAVLCSQCKGNGVNAVDFFNGQFKAGKSCWLCGGRIEMLCGNCNGAGFVGGFLSTYDQ